A window from Vulcanimicrobium alpinum encodes these proteins:
- the nagZ gene encoding beta-N-acetylhexosaminidase — protein sequence MRSDLAALARGVIGVGFTGTRGADAPLEELRAFAPGAVILFARNVGMLDDLRDLVASLRALAAPAPLITVDQEGGRVARLRDGVAPLPSAMAVGASGDPALAEGLGTLLGRDLARLGISVDFAPVADLALQPASLVIGTRAYGDDPQLVAAFAGAFARGLERGGVAAAVKHFPGHGATADDSHVGLPRIDASSATLRARDLVPFARAIAARDASIVMTAHVVVDAFDRERPATLSPAILRGLLREELGFNGVVSTDCMEMDAIANGVGTVRGAVQALAAGADLVMISHRLDLARAAVDAIAAAVEDGTLPRARLEEAHARVHALRARFAHLTPFDGELDPALPLEAAQRAVTAVRGDVRLHAGKPVTVISFEGSAVDNAAASGTAARAVEEPSLSSALRRRRWKSEVMRVPLEPDADELDLLLEHVPRLGDREFVVVTRNAHLHDAQRAAVARILALVPGALIVSARGPFDAACWPQARRVACLYGDQPLSFEGGADVLSGRVAATGALPVRLPEQAAVR from the coding sequence GTGCGCAGCGATCTCGCCGCCCTCGCGCGCGGCGTCATCGGCGTCGGTTTCACCGGAACCCGCGGCGCCGACGCGCCGCTCGAGGAGCTGCGCGCGTTCGCGCCGGGCGCGGTCATTTTGTTCGCGCGCAACGTCGGGATGCTTGACGACCTGCGCGATCTGGTCGCGTCCCTGCGGGCGCTTGCGGCGCCGGCGCCGCTCATCACGGTCGATCAGGAAGGCGGCCGCGTCGCGCGCCTGCGCGACGGTGTCGCGCCGCTGCCGTCGGCGATGGCCGTCGGTGCGAGCGGCGATCCCGCCCTCGCCGAGGGGCTCGGAACGCTGCTGGGGCGCGACCTCGCACGGCTTGGGATCAGCGTCGACTTCGCCCCGGTCGCCGATCTCGCGCTGCAGCCGGCGAGCCTGGTGATCGGGACGCGCGCGTACGGCGACGATCCGCAGCTGGTCGCCGCGTTCGCGGGCGCGTTCGCGCGCGGACTCGAACGCGGAGGCGTGGCCGCCGCGGTGAAGCATTTTCCCGGGCACGGCGCGACGGCGGACGACTCGCACGTCGGACTGCCGCGGATCGATGCCTCCAGCGCGACGCTGCGCGCACGGGACCTGGTGCCGTTCGCGCGGGCGATCGCCGCCCGCGACGCATCGATCGTGATGACCGCGCACGTCGTCGTCGATGCGTTCGACCGCGAGCGTCCCGCGACGCTCTCGCCGGCGATCCTGCGCGGCCTGCTGCGCGAGGAACTCGGTTTCAACGGCGTCGTCTCGACGGATTGCATGGAGATGGATGCGATCGCGAACGGCGTCGGGACGGTGCGGGGCGCGGTGCAGGCGCTGGCGGCGGGCGCCGACCTCGTCATGATCAGCCACCGCCTCGACCTTGCGCGCGCAGCCGTCGATGCGATCGCGGCAGCGGTGGAGGACGGTACGCTCCCGCGTGCGCGGCTCGAAGAGGCGCACGCACGCGTGCACGCGCTGCGGGCGCGGTTCGCGCACCTTACGCCGTTCGACGGCGAGCTCGATCCGGCGCTGCCGCTCGAGGCGGCGCAGCGCGCGGTGACCGCGGTGCGCGGGGACGTGCGCCTGCATGCGGGAAAGCCCGTCACGGTGATCTCGTTCGAGGGAAGCGCCGTCGACAACGCCGCAGCGTCGGGAACCGCCGCGCGCGCCGTCGAGGAACCGTCGCTGAGTTCGGCGCTGCGCCGGCGCCGCTGGAAGAGCGAGGTGATGCGCGTTCCGCTCGAACCCGACGCCGACGAACTCGACCTGCTGCTGGAGCACGTGCCGCGTTTGGGCGACCGTGAATTTGTCGTCGTGACGCGCAACGCGCACCTCCACGACGCGCAGCGTGCGGCCGTCGCGCGCATCCTCGCACTGGTGCCGGGCGCCCTGATCGTCTCGGCGCGCGGCCCCTTCGATGCGGCCTGCTGGCCGCAGGCGCGGCGCGTCGCGTGCCTGTACGGCGATCAGCCGCTCTCGTTCGAAGGCGGCGCCGACGTACTCTCGGGGCGCGTGGCCGCGACGGGCGCGCTTCCGGTCCGGCTCCCCGAGCAGGCCGCTGTTCGCTGA
- a CDS encoding serine hydrolase domain-containing protein, with the protein MFAEVDAAARAALGVRYSAAVVRIEHRGTVRFERAYGRTRDDGPSRDVGVDTRFDLASITKVFIASIVLDDAARSVVALDEPLRELVPEWDGADRARITLRKILAHDAGFKSGADYRTLLARDVETFALTEPLAAPSGERVIYSDLGFIALGVILARRHRRGLATLVAERLRGWGAARTGYVPDAAERDAIPATESDAWRGSVQGTVHDEKAHLLGGIAGHAGLFGTARDVALLGEWFLGPLHGRPTPLAPAFARDAVLEAAHDPILRRGLGWALKTSDENSCGPLMSAQTFGHTGFTGTCVWADPVRDLNVVFLTNAVHHGRTDIRALRAAVCDAAVRAIDAA; encoded by the coding sequence CTGTTCGCTGAGGTCGACGCCGCGGCGCGCGCGGCGCTCGGCGTCCGCTACAGCGCCGCGGTCGTGCGGATCGAACACCGCGGGACGGTGCGCTTCGAGCGCGCGTACGGACGCACGCGCGACGACGGCCCGTCGCGCGACGTCGGCGTCGATACGCGGTTCGATCTGGCGTCGATCACCAAGGTCTTCATCGCGTCAATCGTCCTCGACGACGCGGCGCGCAGCGTCGTCGCGCTCGACGAGCCGCTGCGCGAACTCGTCCCCGAATGGGACGGCGCCGACCGTGCGCGCATCACCCTGCGCAAGATCCTCGCCCACGACGCCGGCTTCAAGAGCGGCGCCGACTACCGCACGCTGCTGGCGCGCGACGTCGAAACGTTCGCGCTGACCGAACCGCTCGCCGCACCGAGCGGCGAGCGCGTGATCTACAGCGATCTCGGTTTCATCGCGCTGGGCGTGATCCTCGCGCGCCGTCACCGCCGAGGCCTCGCGACGCTCGTCGCGGAACGCCTGCGCGGATGGGGTGCCGCCCGCACCGGGTACGTTCCCGACGCGGCCGAACGCGACGCGATCCCGGCGACCGAGTCCGACGCGTGGCGCGGCAGCGTGCAGGGGACGGTGCACGACGAAAAGGCGCATCTGCTCGGCGGGATCGCCGGTCACGCCGGCCTCTTCGGCACGGCGCGCGACGTCGCGCTACTCGGCGAATGGTTTCTCGGGCCGCTGCACGGCCGCCCGACGCCGCTGGCGCCGGCGTTCGCGCGCGACGCCGTGCTGGAAGCGGCGCACGATCCGATCCTGCGGCGCGGCCTGGGCTGGGCGCTCAAGACGAGCGACGAGAACTCGTGCGGTCCGCTGATGTCGGCGCAGACGTTCGGCCACACCGGATTCACGGGGACGTGCGTGTGGGCCGACCCTGTGCGCGATCTGAACGTCGTCTTCCTCACCAACGCCGTCCACCACGGGCGCACCGACATTCGCGCGCTGCGCGCTGCGGTGTGCGACGCCGCGGTGCGGGCGATCGACGCGGCGTGA
- a CDS encoding anhydro-N-acetylmuramic acid kinase: MLIAGVLSGTSLDGIDVAICDVRARGAGVAVECLRFATAAFDEALRARILRAYPPAAVSVIELSALHARVGEAFGDAVRAAAAGLALDAVASHGLTIAHDGAERETLQIGDAFRIRERTGCTVLYDFRSADTAAGGHGAPLVPFVDALLFGAHAPCVALNLGGIANMTVLPQAIAFDTGPANLPIDTYVQMRGDGSRRYDVDGELARNGAVDVALLTRMLDDPYFRRLPPKTAGREEYGAAYVARWREELDALGYADAVATLTALTVRSIADAFWTMAPRVPLLIVSGGGARNPALVGGLRTLLPGVTVALSDAYGVDADAKEAIAFAVLGFTLLRGRPAGMPQVTGARGPRLLGAIAPHDLEALLRRVTEAPSS; the protein is encoded by the coding sequence ATGCTGATCGCCGGCGTCCTCTCCGGGACGTCGCTCGACGGAATCGACGTCGCGATCTGCGACGTGCGAGCGCGCGGCGCGGGAGTCGCCGTCGAGTGCCTGCGCTTCGCGACCGCGGCGTTCGACGAAGCACTGCGCGCGCGGATCCTGCGTGCATATCCGCCGGCCGCGGTGAGCGTCATCGAACTCTCCGCGCTGCACGCGCGCGTCGGCGAAGCGTTCGGCGACGCGGTGCGCGCCGCAGCCGCCGGGCTCGCGCTCGACGCGGTCGCCTCGCACGGTCTGACGATCGCGCACGACGGCGCGGAGCGCGAGACCTTGCAGATCGGCGATGCGTTCCGCATCCGCGAGCGCACCGGCTGCACGGTGCTGTACGACTTCCGCAGCGCGGACACTGCGGCCGGAGGCCACGGTGCGCCGCTCGTCCCGTTCGTCGACGCCCTGCTGTTCGGAGCGCATGCGCCGTGCGTCGCGCTCAACCTCGGCGGGATCGCGAACATGACGGTCCTGCCGCAGGCGATCGCGTTCGACACCGGTCCGGCGAATCTCCCGATCGACACGTACGTGCAGATGCGCGGCGACGGCTCGCGTCGCTACGACGTCGACGGCGAGCTCGCGCGCAACGGCGCCGTCGACGTCGCCCTGCTCACCCGCATGCTCGACGATCCGTACTTCCGGCGCCTGCCGCCGAAGACGGCCGGCCGCGAAGAGTACGGTGCAGCGTATGTCGCGCGCTGGCGCGAAGAACTCGACGCGCTTGGGTACGCCGACGCGGTCGCGACGCTGACCGCGCTGACGGTGCGCTCGATCGCCGATGCGTTCTGGACGATGGCGCCGCGCGTGCCGCTGCTGATCGTCAGCGGCGGCGGCGCGCGCAACCCGGCGCTCGTCGGCGGCCTGCGCACTCTGCTTCCGGGCGTCACCGTCGCGCTGAGCGACGCCTACGGCGTCGACGCCGACGCGAAGGAGGCGATCGCGTTCGCGGTCCTCGGCTTCACGCTGTTGCGGGGCCGGCCGGCCGGGATGCCGCAGGTGACGGGCGCGCGCGGACCGCGCCTGCTCGGCGCGATCGCGCCGCACGATCTGGAGGCGCTCCTGCGCCGGGTGACGGAAGCACCGTCTTCATGA
- a CDS encoding N-acetylglucosamine kinase: protein MIAIGVDAGGTSTVAALSRDGDAVREAHRGGANAAVMGIDDAADVIIGAIRDVLDGAHPDAIYVGAAGAARPRIADGIAENVRAAFRKARVAVGDDTAIALRAAIPAGDGAVLIAGTGSVAYAECGERAQRVGGLGYLAGDEGSAFWIGLQAIKLYGRVLDGRAARDETSEVAARALDATDRTAYLDALYEAPLRPSAIAALAPSIIAFAGKGNRASTKIVQQAAQELGDLTKAALKAVDLLDRSPRVALAGGLFRENSLLTFLLETRLNGDVPGLAIVKGGDEPVRGALRLAERAASAASA, encoded by the coding sequence ATGATCGCGATCGGAGTCGATGCGGGGGGAACCTCGACGGTGGCAGCGCTTTCGCGCGACGGCGACGCCGTCCGCGAGGCGCACCGCGGCGGCGCGAACGCAGCGGTGATGGGGATCGACGACGCGGCCGACGTCATCATCGGCGCGATCCGCGACGTCCTCGACGGCGCACACCCCGACGCGATCTACGTCGGCGCCGCCGGTGCCGCCCGGCCGCGCATCGCCGACGGGATCGCGGAAAACGTCCGCGCCGCGTTTCGGAAGGCGCGCGTCGCGGTCGGCGACGACACCGCGATCGCGCTGCGCGCAGCGATCCCGGCCGGCGACGGCGCGGTGCTGATCGCGGGGACCGGCTCGGTTGCGTACGCCGAATGCGGCGAGCGCGCGCAACGCGTCGGCGGTCTCGGCTATCTTGCGGGCGATGAAGGTTCCGCGTTCTGGATCGGATTGCAGGCGATCAAACTCTACGGCCGCGTCCTCGACGGTCGCGCCGCGCGCGACGAAACCTCCGAAGTCGCTGCGCGCGCGCTCGACGCCACCGACCGCACCGCCTATCTCGACGCGCTCTACGAAGCGCCGCTGCGGCCGTCGGCGATCGCCGCGCTCGCCCCGAGCATCATCGCGTTCGCGGGGAAGGGCAATCGCGCGTCGACGAAGATCGTGCAGCAGGCGGCGCAGGAGCTCGGCGACCTGACGAAAGCCGCGCTCAAAGCGGTGGACCTGCTCGACCGCTCGCCGCGGGTCGCGCTCGCCGGCGGCCTCTTCCGCGAGAACAGCCTGCTGACGTTTCTGCTCGAGACGCGCCTCAACGGCGACGTGCCGGGCCTGGCGATCGTGAAAGGCGGCGACGAGCCGGTGCGCGGCGCGCTGCGGCTCGCCGAACGCGCTGCGAGCGCCGCGAGCGCGTGA
- a CDS encoding N-acetylmuramic acid 6-phosphate etherase: MSGLPSTEAVDPATAQIDRLDDVALARTLAEAHRGAVDAAVAQAYAIARATTLVVEAIECGGRVAVFGAGTSGRLAVLDASELPPTFGLDPQVVEGIIAGGDAALRRAVENAEDDADAGARAADALVAHDVAIGISASGGAAFVRAALQRARERGARTIAVANAPGSPLAALADVAIVADTGAEPIAGSTRMRAGTAQKIVLNTISTGAMIRLGKTYRNRMVDVVATNAKLRARAERLVRELAGDVDASALLAAAGGSVKTAVVMARRGVDAAGAERLLRDARGRLARVIDPA; the protein is encoded by the coding sequence GTGAGCGGTCTGCCCTCGACCGAGGCGGTCGATCCGGCGACCGCGCAGATCGATCGTCTCGACGACGTCGCGCTCGCGCGCACGCTCGCCGAGGCGCATCGCGGCGCGGTCGACGCCGCCGTCGCGCAAGCGTACGCGATCGCGCGCGCGACGACGCTCGTCGTCGAGGCGATCGAATGCGGCGGCCGTGTCGCCGTGTTCGGCGCCGGCACCAGCGGACGGCTCGCGGTGCTCGACGCCTCCGAACTGCCGCCGACGTTCGGACTCGATCCGCAGGTGGTGGAGGGGATCATCGCCGGCGGCGACGCCGCGCTGCGGCGCGCTGTCGAGAACGCCGAAGACGATGCCGACGCCGGCGCGCGCGCGGCCGACGCGCTCGTTGCGCACGACGTCGCGATCGGAATCTCGGCGAGCGGCGGCGCGGCGTTCGTGCGCGCCGCGCTGCAGCGCGCGCGGGAACGCGGCGCGCGCACGATCGCGGTCGCGAACGCGCCGGGGAGCCCGCTGGCCGCGCTCGCCGACGTTGCGATCGTCGCCGACACCGGCGCGGAGCCGATCGCGGGTTCGACCCGGATGCGTGCCGGGACCGCTCAGAAGATCGTGCTGAACACGATCTCGACCGGTGCGATGATCCGGCTCGGAAAGACCTACCGCAACCGCATGGTCGACGTCGTCGCGACGAACGCGAAACTGCGCGCGCGCGCCGAGCGTTTGGTGCGCGAACTCGCCGGCGACGTCGATGCCTCCGCCCTGCTCGCCGCCGCCGGCGGCTCGGTGAAGACGGCCGTCGTCATGGCCCGCCGCGGCGTCGACGCCGCCGGCGCCGAACGACTGCTGCGCGATGCGCGCGGGCGGCTCGCACGCGTCATCGATCCAGCGTGA